Proteins from a genomic interval of Sulfurimonas sp. HSL3-2:
- a CDS encoding FoF1 ATP synthase subunit B', with the protein MLDISPILLGVTLVVFLILIAVLNSWLYNPLLAYMNKRDADIKKDLQQVGSNDEEVSALIAKAEQIVMDAKLEAAALREKVIADAKELAQSKLEAKRAELASEYVEFEQSLAQEREELNSALLSQVPLFKEAIKAKFSQL; encoded by the coding sequence ATGTTAGATATAAGTCCGATACTACTTGGTGTAACGCTGGTTGTATTTCTTATCCTTATTGCCGTTCTAAACAGTTGGCTCTATAACCCATTGCTAGCTTATATGAATAAGCGTGATGCTGATATCAAAAAAGATCTGCAGCAAGTCGGGTCGAATGATGAAGAGGTTAGCGCATTAATCGCAAAAGCTGAGCAAATTGTTATGGATGCTAAATTGGAGGCGGCAGCTTTAAGAGAGAAGGTAATTGCAGATGCTAAGGAATTAGCGCAAAGCAAGTTAGAAGCAAAACGTGCTGAATTGGCAAGTGAATATGTTGAGTTTGAACAAAGTTTAGCTCAAGAGCGTGAAGAGTTAAATAGTGCCTTGTTGTCACAAGTCCCACTGTTTAAAGAAGCTATTAAAGCTAAATTTAGTCAACTGTAA
- a CDS encoding ParB/RepB/Spo0J family partition protein, with amino-acid sequence MKSKAALGRGLGALLGEMEKVYDNEIPSTDSVLEIPLKNIQPNPYQPRKHFNEESLLELSESIKHDGLLQPIVVIEDIDGYILVSGERRLRASKLAKLKTIRAICMKVDDEKMRQLALIENIQRDELNAIELATAYDELIKIHNITHEDLAVKIHKSRTNITNTMRLLQLSKKTQKALIENKISSGHARALIGLDEKDQQLVVDSIIGQKLSVRDVESMVKSIKNDFDRPAEKNEKEELDFSLLKTKLEDFGLKVSFKSNKMTVEFSDQDKIEQFLSQLS; translated from the coding sequence ATGAAAAGCAAAGCAGCATTAGGTCGTGGACTAGGTGCTCTCTTAGGAGAGATGGAAAAAGTTTATGATAATGAGATACCAAGCACAGACTCGGTTTTAGAGATACCTCTTAAAAACATCCAGCCAAATCCATATCAGCCAAGAAAACATTTTAACGAAGAGTCTTTACTTGAACTTAGCGAGTCTATTAAACATGACGGGCTATTACAGCCGATCGTAGTTATCGAAGATATCGACGGCTACATCTTAGTATCAGGTGAGAGAAGACTTCGTGCTTCAAAATTGGCTAAACTCAAGACTATCCGTGCAATTTGTATGAAAGTCGATGACGAGAAGATGCGTCAGCTTGCACTTATTGAAAATATTCAGCGTGATGAGTTAAACGCTATCGAGTTAGCTACTGCATATGATGAGTTAATAAAAATACATAACATTACTCATGAAGATCTAGCGGTAAAGATTCACAAAAGCAGAACTAACATTACAAATACTATGCGTCTTCTGCAGCTTTCGAAAAAAACACAAAAAGCTTTGATCGAAAACAAGATATCTTCAGGTCATGCAAGAGCATTGATCGGACTGGATGAAAAAGATCAACAATTGGTCGTAGATTCTATCATCGGACAAAAATTGAGCGTTAGAGATGTAGAGAGTATGGTCAAGTCAATTAAAAACGATTTTGACAGACCGGCAGAAAAAAATGAAAAAGAGGAACTGGATTTTTCATTATTAAAAACAAAACTTGAAGATTTTGGATTAAAAGTATCATTTAAGTCAAATAAAATGACTGTAGAATTTTCTGATCAAGACAAAATAGAGCAATTTCTTTCACAACTTTCATAA
- a CDS encoding F0F1 ATP synthase subunit B, whose translation MSRIVLLMLMVSTYALASEGGAMHSTDILWRTINFVVFAGIIWYFVAEPAKNYFSGRSKSISDELQKVQDKLNESKVAKEKALQKVQDSEKLAKEILEAAKKENKVLNDNIMNQCNNELEIIGKQNVSMMEFEKRKMVREVVDATLNELLMEDNSNLDKKAMVDVILKKVA comes from the coding sequence ATGAGTAGAATTGTATTATTAATGCTTATGGTATCAACTTATGCACTGGCATCTGAAGGGGGTGCAATGCACTCTACAGATATTTTGTGGCGTACTATTAACTTTGTAGTTTTTGCCGGAATAATTTGGTATTTTGTTGCGGAACCAGCAAAAAACTACTTTTCTGGTAGAAGTAAATCAATTTCTGATGAGCTACAAAAAGTTCAAGATAAGTTGAATGAATCAAAAGTAGCGAAAGAGAAAGCTTTACAAAAAGTTCAAGATTCTGAAAAATTAGCAAAAGAGATTTTAGAAGCTGCTAAAAAAGAGAATAAAGTTCTTAACGACAACATTATGAACCAATGTAATAACGAACTTGAGATCATAGGGAAGCAAAATGTTTCTATGATGGAGTTTGAAAAAAGAAAAATGGTAAGAGAAGTGGTTGACGCTACTTTGAATGAATTACTAATGGAAGATAATAGCAACCTTGATAAAAAAGCTATGGTTGATGTTATCTTGAAAAAGGTTGCATAA